In the genome of Raphanus sativus cultivar WK10039 chromosome 4, ASM80110v3, whole genome shotgun sequence, one region contains:
- the LOC130511444 gene encoding uncharacterized protein LOC130511444 translates to MDFQGNKAISCTKYRFLYFNPNFTKSLKWQWLCNQHGPIEYRNRKRKIIGSPPSVNSKTKQKKARPGSNITGPSSSGLPQLFETDSNPEATQCPNQNKTNEFIPPPRFIVQDHPEAYNNRYEIESESENEDEYDDNQTYNGYPGGESLINPSPQYIPQQENHTVTSSITIGLQKNGYYDEGDPVWNCRFCQAYMWYGERIGKRRRSKKPVFSMCCKHGKVVLPRLANPPMELMYLLCKGDELSKHYREFIRAYNMMFSFTSLGKKIDHSINNGRGPFVFRMSGENYHRIGDIVPEPGQAPKFSQLYIIDTLNEIKNRLDAYAGSDGASAKKLREPLVLLLQNMLDQYNPHVKAFRSARDRFDVEGSTGYRMRLIESRQSDGRTHNLPTANEVAALIPGDFVLNMEPRDIVLESTSGKLQRISELHPAYLPLQYPLLFPYGEDGFRLNIPIGFEDTAGRKRKNVTMREYFAFRILERKGEAPTITRSGRLFHQFLVDAYTMIESSRLRYLWLNQKKLRSVSYDAIQKAAAKGGAKMAEQGSRIFIPATFTGGKCYMKQHYYDAMALCKYYGFPDLFITFTCNPKWPEVTRYLKKYNLTTEDRPEILCRVFKMKLDNLIEFLTNKDGSLFGPVSAVMYTIEFQKRGMPHAHILVFMQNGAKFPTADHIDTIISAEIPDKTVDPDLYAIVGDCMMHGPCGPAKKDNVCMVNGKCSKMFPKRLNIRTSIDANGFSAYMRRIDGRFIEKNGIRLDNGYVVPYNRNLMLRYHAHMNVEWCIQTRAVKYLFKYIHKGPDYASAAMDKEDEDGVIDEIKTYYDCRYITACESSWRVLAFPTHFRTISVEKIGFHLPDQELVFFDEDEPIESILKKKSVNQSMFLAWFIANQKYPEARDLTYAEFPTKFVWKASMREWVPRKRGFAIGRIAHINPSQDELYFLRVMLNWVRGPKSYEDIRTVDGVVYSTYEDACYALGLMDDDKEYIEAIKDCSDNSSGTYARKLFSRMLVSKTLSQPHVVWEATWEYLTDDILYKKRRQTGNPELNLTIDHIKNIALTEIQNHLLSNGRSLQKWPLMPKPDDFGCYNGNRLIDDELKYVVEDQLKKMKDLWR, encoded by the exons CAAATATCG GTTCCTGTACTTCAACCCAAACTTCACTAAATCTCTCAAATGGCAGTGGCTCTGTAACCAACATGGACCCATCGAGTATAGAAACCG GAAACGTAAGATAATTGGATCACCTCCATCGGTGAattcaaaaactaaacaaaagaaag CAAGGCCAGGTTCGAACATTACAGGACCATCGAGTTCTGGTCTTCCACAATTGTTTGAAACAGATTCAAATCCTGAAG CTACTCAGtgtccaaaccaaaacaaaacaaatgaattCATTCCTCCACCAAGGTTCATCGTACAGGACCATCCTGAAG CTTACAATAATCGATATGAAATAGAGAGTGAGTCTGAAAATGAAGATGAATATGACGACAATCAGACTTACAATGGCTATCCTGGTGGAGAGTCTTTGATAAACCCATCACCACAATATATCCCACAACAAGAAAATCATACCGTTACTTCATCTATTACTATAGGGTTACAAAAAAACG GTTATTACGACGAAGGGGATCCAGTTTGGAATTGTAGGTTTTGTCAAGCATACATGTGGTATGGTGAAAGAATTGGAAAACGCCGTCGTAGCAAGAAACCTGTCTTCTCAATGTGTTGTAAACATGGAAAAGTTGTGCTTCCTCGCCTCGCGAATCCTCCAATGGAGTTAATGTATTTGTTATGCAAAGGAGACGAATTAAGTAAACATTATCGAGAGTTTATACGAGCTTACAATATGATGTTCTCTTTCACATCACTTGGGAAGAAGATAGATCATTCTATTAACAATGGTCGTGGACCATTTGTTTTTCGAATGTCCGGTGAGAACTATCATCGTATTGGTGATATAGTTCCCGAGCCTGGACAAGCTCCAAAATTCTCCCAGCTGTATATCATTGATACTTTAAATGAGATAAAAAATAGACTTGACGCTTATGCCGG GTCGGACGGAGCTAGCGCTAAGAAACTAAGAGAAccacttgttcttcttctgcagAATATGTTAGATCAGTATAATCCTCATGTTAAGGCTTTTAGATCTGCAAGAGATAGGTTCGACGTGGAAGGATCAACAGGTTATAGGATGAGGTTGATTGAAAGTCGGCAATCTGATGGACGGACCCATAATCTGCCCACTGCAAATGAAGTTGCTGCTTTGATACCTggagattttgttttaaatatggaGCCCCGAGATATTGTTCTAGAGAGTACAAGTGGAAAGTTGCAAAGGATAAGTGAATTACATCCGGCGTATTTGCCTCTGCAGTATCCACTATTGTTTCCATATGGAGAGGATGGTTTTCGATTAAATATTCCAATTGGTTTTGAAGACACGGCTGGGAGAAAACGCAAAAATGTAACTATGCGTGAATACTTTGCATTTCGCATTTTAGAGAGGAAGGGGGAAGCACCCACGATTACGAGATCCGGAAGATTGTTTCATCAGTTCCTTGTGGACGCCTACACAATGATAGAATCGAGTAGACTGCGTTACTTATGGCTGAATCAGAAAAAACTCCGGTCAGTTAGTTATGATGCAATCCAGAAGGCAGCTGCAAAAGGCGGAGCTAAGATGGCTGAGCAAGGGAGCCGAATTTTCATCCCAGCAACTTTCACCGGAGGAAAATGTTATATGAAGCAGCATTACTACGATGCCATGGCTTTGTGCAAGTACTATGGATTTCCAGATCTTTTCATCACTTTTACGTGCAATCCAAAATGGCCTGAAGTTACAAGGTATCTGAAAAAATATAACCTTACCACCGAAGACAGACCTGAAATTTTGTGTAGAGTTTTCAAGATGAAACTCGATAATCTTATTGAGTTTTTGACAAACAAGGACGGCTCCTTATTTGGTCCAGTTTCTGCAG TAATGTACACGATTGAGTTTCAGAAAAGAGGAATGCCACACGCTCATATTCTCGTCTTCATGCAAAATGGAGCCAAATTTCCAACAGCTGATCATATAGACACTATTATATCGGCTGAGATACCTGACAAGACGGTAGATCCAGACCTGTATGCAATCGTTGGGGATTGTATGATGCATGGTCCTTGCGGTCCAGCAAAGAAGGATAATGTATGTATGGTTAACGGTAAATGCTCTAAGATGTTTCCGAAACGACTGAACATCAGGACATCGATTGACGCAAATGGATTTTCAGCTTACATGCGTCGTATTGATGGTAGGTTCATTGAGAAAAATGGAATCAGATTAGACAATGGATATGTTGTACCTTACAATAGAAACCTCATGCTTAGATATCACGCGCATATGAATGTCGAGTGGTGCATCCAAACGCGTGCTGTTAAGTATCTTTTCAAATATATCCATAAGGGACCTGATTATGCTTCAGCTGCAATggataaagaagatgaagatggcgtCATCGACGAAATCAAAACATATTACGACTGCag atatataactGCATGCGAGTCATCGTGGCGGGTTCTTGCTTTTCCTACACATTTTCGTACTATTTCTGTAGAGAAAATTGGATTTCATCTCCCTGATCAGGAGCTGGTGTTTTTTGATGAAGATGAACCTATTGAGAGTATCCTCAAGAAAAAATCTGTCAACCAATCCATGTTTCTGGCGTGGTTCATAGCAAATCAAAAATATCCAGAGGCAAGAGATTTGACATATGCCGAATTTCcaacaaaatttgtttggaaagcAAGTATGAGAGAATGGGTACCACGTAAACGAGGCTTTGCGATAGGGAGGATTGCACATATTAATCCATCACAAGATGAGCTATATTTCTTAAGAGTAATGCTAAATTGGGTAAGAGGGCCGAAATCGTACGAGGATATAAGAACAGTTGATGGTGTTGTATATTCTACATACGAAGATGCTTGCTATGCTTTGGGTTTGATGGATGATGACAAGGAATACATAGAAGCTATCAAAGATTGTAGTGATAATAGTTCTGGCACGTATGCGAGGAAGCTTTTTTCGAGAATGTTGGTATCCAAAACATTATCTCAGCCTCATGTTGTGTGGGAAGCTACTTGGGAGTATCTAACCGACGATATTCTCTACAAGAAACGACGACAAACTGGAAATCCCG agTTGAACTTGACCATAGATCATATCAAAAACATTGCTCTAACCGAGATTCAAAATCATTTGCTTAGCAATGGTCGTAGCCTCCAGAAATGGCCCCTAATGCCCAAGCCAGATGATTTTGGTTGTTACAACGGCAATCGCCTTATAGATGATGAGCTTAAGTATGTTGTGGAAGATCAGCTAAAGAAAATGAAAGACTTATGGCGATGA
- the LOC130511445 gene encoding uncharacterized protein LOC130511445: protein MITDEQRGVYNEILDAVLNDSGGVFFLYGYGGTGKTFVYRALLSAIRSRRMIVLNTASSGIAALLLEGGRTAHSRFGIPIDADEFTTCKKMEPGSDRAELVKAAKLIVWDEAPMMSRHCFETLDRSMRDIIRSSEDKPFGGKVVVFGGDFRQILPVIPGGGRAETVLQALNSSYLWEHCKVLKLTKNMRLLAGLTDDAAKDLQSFSKWILDVGDGKINLPNDGQVDIDIPSDLLIKNIGEDPIQTIAKELPGEYKVYLSSDSIIPSDVDIEENVTYPTEFLNSVRVAGMPRHNLKLKVGAPIMCLRNLDLVDGLCNGTRLIVTQLLPHVIEGRIITGNSTAGDKVWIPRMYVSPPDTKFPFRMRRRQFPVTLAFAMTINKSQVQTLESVGLFLSRPVFSHGQLYVALSRVKSRSGLKILITGKERKAETKTLNVVYKQDFQNIP from the exons ATGATAACAGATGAGCAAAGAGGGGTTTACAACGAGATTTTGGATGCAGTTTTAAATGATAGCGGTGGAGTGTTCTTTCTTTATGGTTATGGAGGCACAGGTAAAACCTTCGTATATAGAGCACTCTTATCAGCAATCCGATCTAGACGTATGATTGTTCTAAATACCGCATCCAGTGGAATTGCTGCATTATTGTTGGAAGGAGGTAGAACCGCACATTCCAGGTTTGGTATTCCGATAGATGCCGACGAGTTTACTACTTGCAAGAAAATGGAGCCAGGATCAGATCGTGCAGAATTAGTTAAAGCAGCAAAGCTCATTGTATGGGATGAGGCGCCTATGATGAGCAGACACTGTTTCGAGACTTTGGATCGTTCTATGCGTGATATTATAAGATCTTCTGAAGACAAACCTTTTGGAGGTAAAGTAGTTGTTTTTGGTGGAGATTTCAGACAGATTTTACCGGTCATACCTGGAGGTGGTAGAGCAGAGACTGTTTTGCAAGCTCTTAATTCGTCATATCTTTGGGAGCACTGCAAAGTTCTGAAGCTAACAAAAAACATGAGATTGCTCGCTGGGCTTACTGATGATGCAGCAAAAGACCTTCAATCCTTCTCAAAATGGATTTTGGATGTTGGAgatggaaaaataaatttgcCAAACGACGGTCAGGTTGACATTGACATCCCTTCTGATCTGTTGATCAAAAATATTGGAGAAGATCCGATTCAAACTATTGCAAAGGag ttgccag GTGAATACAAGGTTTACCTTAGCTCTGACAGTATAATCCCATCCGATGTTGATATAGAAGAAAATGTTACCTATCCAACAGAGTTTTTGAACAGTGTTAGAGTGGCAGGAATGCCTAGACATAATTTGAAGCTGAAGGTTGGTGCTCCTATTATGTGTCTCCGTAACTTGGATTTGGTAGATGGCTTATGCAATGGTACTAGGCTAATTGTTACTCAGTTGCTCCCACATGTTATAGAAGGTAGAATTATAACTGGAAATAGTACTGCTGGAGACAAAGTCTGGATTCCTAGAATGTATGTCAGTCCACCTGACACAAAGTTTCCCTTCAGAATGCGTCGAAGACAGTTTCCCGTTACACTGGCTTTCGCGATGACCATCAACAAAAGTCAAGTTCAAACACTAGAAAGTGTTGGTTTGTTTTTGTCTAGGCCAGTGTTCTCACATGGTCAGCTCTACGTTGCACTTTCAAGAGTTAAGTCGAGATCTGgattaaaaatcctaataactggtaaagaaaggaaggccgagacaaaaacattgaatgttgtctacaaacaagattttcaaaatattccgtAG
- the LOC108852616 gene encoding L-type lectin-domain containing receptor kinase V.5-like: protein MSRELKVLQMFRLMFFTLSLFTYCSNGKLIPEGAAVLDSSGFAVLTNTTKHSYGRVFNDYPFNPNQNFSFNFFFAIVPEHNHQGSHGMAFVISPTRGLPGASSDQYLGIFNETNNGKASNNVIAIELDIHKDEEFGDIDDNHVGININGMRSVVSASAGYYDSNDGSFKNLSLISGKVMRLVLVYSQLDKQLNVTLSPAELSVPPLKPLLSLNRDLSPYFSDSMYFGFTASTGYTGALHYMLVMFGSGDTGSLQWDLNAIPILPPYPKKSFDRTRTVLAVCLAVSVTAAFMASWIGFVFYLRHKKVQGVLEEWEIQYGPHRFAYKELFNATKGFKDKKILGRGGFGQVYRGTLPGSDAEIAVKRISHGSSQGKSEFLAEISTIGRLRHPNLVRLLGYCRHKEDLFLVYDFMPNGSLDKCLNHTNTNENQERLSWDQRFKIIKDVASALLYLHQEWIQIIIHRDIKPANILIDHEMNARLGDFGLAKLYDQGIDPKTSKVAGTFGYIAPEFLRTGRATTSTDVYAFGLVMLEVVCGRRLIERRQAKNEEVLVDWILELWENGKIFDAVDESIRQEQNRGEIELVLKLGVLCSHQAESIRPDMGAVTGLLNGVLQLPDNLLDVVRAENLRGRHEISMEVLLDIYSVSRLTLTRSSTSLRR from the coding sequence ATGTCTCGTGAACTCAAAGTCTTGCAAATGTTTCGTCTTATGTTCTTTACTCTCTCATTATTTACGTACTGCTCCAACGGCAAACTGATCCCAGAGGGAGCTGCAGTTCTCGACTCCAGCGGTTTCGCCGTTTTGACGAATACCACGAAGCATTCCTACGGTCGAGTTTTTAACGACTACCCCTTTAACCCGAACCAGAATTTCAGCTTCAACTTCTTCTTCGCGATCGTCCCTGAGCATAACCATCAAGGCTCACACGGTATGGCTTTCGTTATCTCTCCCACAAGAGGCCTCCCCGGAGCTTCCTCTGATCAGTACTTAGGAATATTCAACGAGACAAACAACGGTAAAGCTTCTAACAACGTGATAGCTATCGAGTTAGATATACATAAAGACGAGGAGTTTGGTGATATCGATGATAATCATGTTGGTATTAACATTAACGGTATGAGATCTGTTGTCTCTGCTTCAGCTGGTTACTATGATAGTAATGATGGAAGCTTTAAGAATCTTTCTTTAATCAGCGGAAAGGTAATGAGGCTTGTACTCGTTTATAGCCAACTAGATAAACAGCTCAATGTTACGTTAAGCCCTGCTGAGCTCTCTGTTCCGCCGCTGAAACCACTTTTGTCTTTAAACCGAGATCTCTCACCGTATTTTTCGGATAGTATGTACTTTGGGTTCACTGCATCGACTGGATACACGGGAGCACTTCATTATATGTTGGTCATGTTCGGCTCTGGCGACACCGGCAGTCTACAGTGGGATCTTAACGCAATCCCCATCCTACCTCCTTATCCGAAGAAATCGTTCGACAGAACAAGAACGGTTTTAGCGGTCTGCTTAGCCGTATCCGTAACCGCTGCGTTTATGGCCTCGTGGATCGGTTTCGTCTTTTACTTGAGGCACAAGAAAGTTCAAGGGGTTCTTGAGGAGTGGGAGATTCAGTATGGACCTCATAGGTTTGCCTATAAAGAGCTTTTCAATGCCACAAAGGGTTTCAAGGATAAAAAAATTCTAGGAAGAGGAGGTTTTGGTCAAGTCTATAGAGGAACACTTCCAGGTTCTGATGCAGAGATCGCTGTGAAACGGATTTCACATGGTTCAAGTCAAGGAAAGAGCGAATTTCTAGCCGAGATATCGACCATCGGTCGGCTTAGACATCCGAATCTAGTCAGACTTTTGGGGTATTGTAGACATAAAGAGGATCTCTTCTTGGTTTATGACTTCATGCCCAATGGAAGCCTTGACAAGTGTCTAAACCATACCAACACGAATGAGAATCAAGAACGGCTCTCTTGGGATCAACGTTTCAAGATCATCAAAGACGTTGCATCTGCTTTGCTATACTTGCATCAAGAATGGATACAAATCATTATTCACCGGGATATCAAACCGGCTAATATTCTCATCGATCACGAAATGAATGCGAGGCTAGGAGATTTTGGATTGGCTAAGCTGTATGATCAGGGGATCGATCCTAAGACATCTAAAGTAGCGGGAACTTTCGGGTATATCGCACCAGAGTTTCTAAGGACAGGAAGAGCTACGACGAGCACTGATGTTTATGCCTTTGGGCTGGTTATGCTTGAAGTCGTTTGCGGTAGAAGGCTGATAGAGAGGAGACAAGCGAAGAACGAAGAAGTTCTTGTGGATTGGATACTAGAGCTCTGGGAAAACGGGAAAATATTTGATGCGGTGGACGAAAGCATCCGTCAAGAACAGAACAGGGGAGAGATTGAGCTTGTTTTGAAGCTTGGTGTGTTGTGCTCGCATCAAGCTGAATCGATTAGACCGGATATGGGTGCGGTTACGGGGCTCTTGAATGGCGTTTTGCAGCTTCCGGATAATCTTCTTGACGTGGTAAGAGCTGAGAACTTGAGAGGACGGCATGAGATATCAATGGAAGTGCTACTTGATATATATTCAGTGAGTAGATTGACGCTTACACGTTCATCCACCTCTCTTAGACGCTGA